A region from the Cryptosporangium arvum DSM 44712 genome encodes:
- a CDS encoding MFS transporter, with product MTKWWALAAVSTSVLVVGLDGTVLSVALPTLATELGASQTDLVWFTSGYLLVLAAAVLPVGVLGDRFGRKRLLLVSLLGFGAGSAICAYASSAGVFLAGRALQGVAGAGITVMAMSVLVVLFAADERPRAVGIYQAANFVALPLGPLLGGWMLAHLWWGWVFLINVPIVAVALAVTAALVPESQASERPGLDPIGSLTCACGLVLTIGGTIRAGAHGWGDPATLALLLGGVLFLVGFGGWEWRGAARPLIDHRLSRSFFAGAVLIAIAGVAMVGVLFALPQFFQEVRGADTLGSGLRLLPLIAGTVVGAGTAAPLARAVGRRAAVVSGFLVTAAGLLTGATRLDPAVGWTALLGAGTGLALAASTSAALSTLDAERSGVGSAVVQAFNKASGPFGAALSGSVLIAVYRSHDLPAGARRGLTEGLLVAAEPARAAFVAGFRVSLLVSAGVAVVGAVAAAALLPGRSAAERRNTEDVVHG from the coding sequence ATGACGAAGTGGTGGGCGCTGGCCGCAGTGAGCACGAGCGTTCTGGTGGTCGGCCTGGACGGCACGGTCCTCTCGGTCGCGCTGCCGACCCTGGCGACCGAACTCGGCGCGTCGCAGACCGACCTGGTCTGGTTCACGTCCGGGTACCTGCTCGTGCTCGCGGCCGCCGTGCTCCCGGTGGGCGTGCTCGGAGATCGCTTCGGCCGGAAAAGGCTGCTGCTGGTATCGCTCCTCGGGTTCGGCGCCGGGTCGGCGATCTGCGCCTACGCGTCGTCGGCCGGCGTGTTCCTCGCCGGCCGGGCGCTCCAGGGCGTCGCGGGCGCCGGGATCACGGTGATGGCGATGTCGGTGCTCGTCGTGCTGTTCGCGGCGGACGAGCGGCCACGGGCCGTCGGCATCTACCAGGCCGCGAACTTCGTCGCCCTGCCGCTGGGGCCCCTGCTCGGCGGGTGGATGCTGGCCCACCTGTGGTGGGGGTGGGTGTTCCTGATCAACGTGCCGATCGTGGCGGTGGCGCTGGCCGTGACGGCGGCACTCGTCCCGGAATCGCAGGCCTCCGAGCGGCCCGGGCTCGACCCGATCGGAAGCCTGACCTGCGCCTGCGGTCTGGTGCTCACGATCGGCGGCACGATCAGAGCCGGTGCGCACGGCTGGGGTGACCCGGCGACCCTGGCGCTGCTGCTCGGAGGCGTCCTGTTCCTCGTCGGCTTCGGCGGGTGGGAGTGGCGTGGTGCGGCGCGGCCGCTGATCGATCACCGGCTGTCGCGGAGCTTCTTCGCCGGCGCCGTGCTCATCGCGATCGCCGGGGTCGCGATGGTCGGGGTGCTGTTCGCTCTGCCCCAGTTCTTCCAGGAGGTGCGGGGCGCCGACACGCTCGGCTCGGGGCTGCGGCTGCTGCCGCTGATCGCGGGGACGGTGGTGGGTGCGGGCACGGCCGCGCCGCTGGCCCGAGCCGTCGGTCGGCGAGCCGCCGTCGTGAGCGGATTCCTCGTCACCGCGGCCGGGCTGCTCACCGGGGCCACCCGCCTCGACCCGGCGGTCGGATGGACCGCACTGCTCGGGGCCGGAACCGGCCTCGCGCTGGCCGCGTCGACGTCCGCTGCGCTCTCCACCCTGGACGCCGAGCGCAGCGGCGTCGGATCCGCCGTCGTTCAGGCGTTCAACAAGGCCAGCGGGCCGTTCGGCGCTGCGCTGTCCGGCAGTGTGCTGATCGCGGTGTACCGGAGCCACGACCTGCCCGCAGGCGCGCGACGCGGGCTCACCGAAGGGCTCCTGGTCGCCGCCGAGCCGGCCCGGGCCGCGTTCGTGGCAGGATTCCGGGTGTCGCTGCTGGTCTCCGCCGGAGTTGCCGTCGTGGGCGCGGTGGCGGCTGCGGCACTGCTTCCCGGCAGATCGGCAGCGGAGCGGAGGAACACCGAGGATGTCGTCCACGGCTGA
- a CDS encoding LysR family transcriptional regulator, with the protein MLATRRLQVLVALADAGSIAGAAAVVGCSAAAASQQLTLLERESGAQLLERSARSVRLTGAGELLVEHARRILTDLDTAEQEVAAAGSVGGGRLRVASFSTAARRLVVPVLGTLRRRHPRLRLSFAELEPEHALPAVRAGELDAAVTHRYHLLAAPDTHGLRTTTLYTEPLLLAAPSTVGAHTADLRAFTDADWVATYPDRGFQAVTELTARLAGFEPRITCRAAGYPVVLELVTAGLGVALVPRSAAAPQPGLRLLEITEPAGLARTVELATRAADASPAVAEFRRELRVRSS; encoded by the coding sequence ATGCTCGCGACCCGTCGTCTGCAGGTCCTCGTCGCGCTCGCGGACGCCGGTTCGATCGCGGGGGCGGCCGCCGTGGTGGGGTGCAGCGCCGCCGCCGCTTCCCAGCAGCTGACGTTGCTGGAACGGGAGAGCGGCGCGCAGCTGCTGGAACGCTCGGCCCGGAGCGTGCGGCTGACCGGGGCCGGTGAACTGCTCGTCGAACACGCCCGGCGCATCCTCACCGACCTCGACACGGCCGAGCAGGAAGTGGCGGCGGCCGGCTCGGTCGGCGGCGGGCGGTTGCGTGTCGCGTCGTTCTCGACGGCCGCGCGCCGACTGGTCGTTCCGGTCCTCGGTACGCTGCGCCGCCGCCATCCCCGCCTGCGGCTCTCGTTCGCCGAACTGGAGCCGGAACACGCGCTGCCCGCCGTGCGGGCCGGCGAGCTCGATGCCGCGGTGACCCACCGCTACCACTTGCTCGCCGCCCCCGACACGCACGGCTTGCGGACGACGACGCTCTACACCGAGCCGCTGCTGCTCGCGGCGCCGTCGACGGTCGGGGCGCACACCGCAGACCTGCGTGCGTTCACCGACGCCGACTGGGTCGCCACCTACCCCGACCGCGGGTTCCAGGCGGTCACCGAGCTGACCGCGCGGCTGGCCGGTTTCGAGCCCCGGATCACCTGCCGCGCGGCCGGCTACCCGGTGGTGCTGGAGCTGGTGACCGCGGGCCTGGGGGTGGCCCTGGTGCCCCGGTCGGCCGCGGCGCCCCAGCCGGGACTCCGGCTGCTGGAGATCACCGAACCGGCCGGACTGGCCCGCACCGTCGAACTGGCGACGCGGGCCGCCGACGCTTCTCCCGCCGTCGCGGAGTTCCGGCGGGAGCTGCGGGTCAGGAGCTCGTGA
- a CDS encoding alpha/beta fold hydrolase — MSDGFVTERVDVGEVVVNVRHGGDGPPLLLLHGYPETHRMWDPVAGELAADFTVVTPDLRGYGDSSAPRTVADHTTYGKRAMGRDAVALMRHLGFDRFDVVGHDRGGRVSYRLALDHPDVVRRLSVLDIVPTAEVWARADARFALGYWHWPLLAQPEPIPETLIAADPDWFFFDAQFGGALRSFAAIDDYARHVRDPKVIHAVCEDYRAGATCDRAADEADRAAGRRIGCPVQVLWGSRGAVGAWYDPLAVWREWADDVTGEAIESGHFIPEENPSATLAALRRFHR; from the coding sequence ATGTCTGACGGGTTCGTCACCGAGCGCGTCGATGTCGGCGAGGTGGTGGTGAACGTGCGCCACGGCGGCGACGGGCCGCCGCTGCTACTGCTGCACGGGTACCCGGAGACCCACCGGATGTGGGACCCGGTCGCCGGTGAGCTCGCCGCGGACTTCACGGTCGTGACGCCCGACCTGCGGGGCTACGGGGACAGCAGCGCGCCGCGCACGGTCGCCGATCACACCACCTACGGCAAGCGGGCGATGGGGCGTGACGCCGTCGCGTTGATGCGTCACCTCGGCTTCGACCGGTTCGACGTGGTCGGGCACGACCGGGGCGGGCGGGTCTCCTACCGGCTCGCGCTGGACCACCCCGACGTCGTGCGCCGGCTGAGCGTGCTCGACATCGTGCCCACCGCCGAGGTGTGGGCCCGGGCCGATGCGCGGTTCGCGCTGGGCTACTGGCACTGGCCGCTGCTGGCGCAGCCGGAGCCGATCCCGGAGACGCTCATCGCGGCCGACCCCGACTGGTTCTTCTTCGACGCCCAGTTCGGTGGCGCGCTCCGATCGTTCGCGGCGATCGACGACTACGCCCGCCACGTCCGCGACCCGAAGGTGATCCACGCCGTCTGCGAGGACTACCGCGCCGGGGCGACGTGCGACCGTGCCGCCGACGAGGCCGACCGGGCCGCCGGCCGTCGGATCGGCTGCCCGGTGCAGGTGCTGTGGGGTTCCCGAGGGGCCGTCGGCGCGTGGTACGACCCGCTCGCGGTCTGGCGCGAGTGGGCCGACGACGTCACCGGCGAGGCGATCGAGAGCGGCCACTTCATCCCCGAGGAGAACCCGTCGGCGACGCTTGCGGCGCTGCGTCGGTTCCACCGCTGA
- a CDS encoding TetR/AcrR family transcriptional regulator, translating into MTLTPDRVVRAAVELADEAGFSGVTVSAVARRLGVRTSTLYSHVRGSDDLRTRIALVALAELADRGEAALAGRAGRDALVALADVYRDYAREHPARYEAARTRLDPETAAASAGPRNAEMIRAILRGYDLSEPDQTHAVRLLGSVFHGYPSLESAGAFAHSSPGSEESWTRIHDALDALLRNWPR; encoded by the coding sequence GTGACGCTCACGCCCGACCGGGTGGTGCGTGCCGCCGTCGAACTCGCCGACGAGGCCGGGTTCAGCGGTGTGACCGTGTCCGCGGTGGCCCGGCGCCTGGGCGTCCGCACGTCGACGTTGTATTCGCACGTACGGGGCTCCGACGATCTCCGGACACGGATCGCGCTCGTCGCCCTGGCCGAGCTGGCCGATCGCGGCGAAGCCGCGTTGGCCGGCCGGGCGGGGCGGGACGCGCTCGTCGCGCTGGCCGACGTGTACCGCGATTACGCGCGTGAGCATCCCGCGCGGTACGAGGCGGCCCGGACGAGGCTCGATCCGGAGACGGCCGCGGCCAGCGCCGGGCCGCGGAACGCGGAGATGATCAGGGCGATCCTGCGTGGGTACGACCTGTCCGAACCTGACCAGACCCACGCGGTCCGGCTGCTGGGCAGCGTCTTCCACGGCTATCCGAGCCTGGAGTCGGCCGGTGCGTTCGCGCACAGCTCCCCCGGCTCGGAGGAGTCGTGGACACGCATTCACGACGCGCTCGACGCTCTGCTGCGGAACTGGCCTAGATGA
- a CDS encoding TetR family transcriptional regulator gives MSSTAERPPLGLRERKKARTRAAIQTHALRLFREQGYQSTTVDQIITAAEVSETTFFRYFPTKEDTVLQDDFDPMIASSLRDQPAALSPVAAVRRTLRDHFEARTPEQRREMHERLALVVAEPALRSTMLVQATGAMRLIEQALAARAGADHADLATRAVAGAVIGVLLAAVEEWSEARGELPPIVDAALEHLENGLSSHFNV, from the coding sequence ATGTCGTCCACGGCTGAGCGCCCCCCGCTCGGGCTGCGTGAACGCAAGAAGGCGCGCACCCGGGCCGCGATCCAGACGCACGCGCTGCGCCTGTTCCGCGAGCAGGGTTACCAGTCGACGACCGTCGACCAGATCATCACCGCGGCCGAGGTGTCGGAGACGACGTTCTTCCGGTATTTCCCCACCAAGGAAGACACCGTTCTGCAGGACGACTTCGACCCGATGATCGCGTCCTCGCTACGCGACCAGCCGGCCGCGCTGTCGCCGGTGGCGGCGGTGCGGCGCACGCTCCGCGACCACTTCGAGGCGCGGACGCCCGAGCAGCGCCGGGAGATGCACGAACGGCTCGCGCTTGTGGTCGCCGAGCCCGCGCTGCGTTCGACGATGCTGGTCCAGGCCACCGGCGCGATGCGGCTGATCGAGCAGGCGCTCGCGGCCCGCGCCGGAGCCGATCATGCGGACCTCGCGACCCGCGCGGTGGCCGGTGCGGTGATCGGCGTGTTGCTGGCGGCGGTCGAGGAGTGGAGTGAGGCTCGCGGCGAGCTGCCGCCCATCGTCGACGCGGCGCTCGAGCACTTGGAGAACGGCCTCTCTTCCCACTTCAACGTATAG
- a CDS encoding SDR family NAD(P)-dependent oxidoreductase, which produces MNLLENKVAFVTGAGRGIGAAAARLFAREGARVLLAARSEDQLTAVTDQIRAAGGTADHVRCDLADADDVRAAVDRTVATYGRLDVAFNNGATISPPGPLDEVSVEDFDRLYGVNLRGQWLAMRAEIAAIRATAGTGAIVNNSSVGSLTGNPALPAYGAMKRAVNSLTESAAISYGPEGIRVNAIAPGNTLTAMIRTWEAESPGLQERLVASTPLGRGADPDEIAQAAAWLLSDRASFVTGVVLRVDGGARA; this is translated from the coding sequence ATGAACCTGCTCGAGAACAAGGTCGCTTTCGTCACCGGCGCCGGCCGGGGCATCGGAGCCGCTGCCGCGCGGCTGTTCGCCCGGGAAGGCGCGCGGGTGCTGCTCGCGGCACGCAGCGAGGACCAGCTGACCGCGGTCACCGACCAGATCCGGGCGGCCGGTGGCACCGCGGACCACGTCCGCTGCGATCTGGCCGACGCCGACGACGTGCGCGCCGCCGTCGACCGCACCGTCGCCACCTACGGGCGGCTCGACGTCGCGTTCAACAACGGGGCGACGATCTCGCCGCCCGGGCCGCTCGACGAGGTGAGCGTCGAGGACTTCGACCGCCTCTACGGCGTCAACCTGCGTGGCCAGTGGTTGGCCATGCGGGCCGAGATCGCCGCGATCCGGGCCACCGCGGGCACCGGGGCGATCGTCAACAACTCGAGTGTCGGCAGCCTGACGGGCAACCCCGCGCTGCCCGCGTACGGCGCGATGAAGCGGGCCGTGAACAGCCTCACCGAGTCGGCGGCCATCTCGTACGGCCCCGAGGGAATCCGGGTCAACGCGATCGCGCCCGGCAACACGCTCACCGCAATGATTCGCACCTGGGAGGCCGAATCACCCGGCCTCCAGGAGCGGCTCGTCGCGTCCACGCCGCTGGGGCGCGGCGCCGACCCGGACGAGATCGCCCAGGCCGCCGCCTGGCTGCTCAGCGACCGGGCGTCGTTCGTGACCGGCGTCGTGCTCCGGGTCGACGGCGGCGCCAGGGCCTAG
- a CDS encoding helix-turn-helix transcriptional regulator: protein MDRRELADFLRSRRERIAPAEVGLPAGRRRRTPGLRREEVARLAFISPEYYSRLEQARGPQPSREVLGGLARALRLSDAERAHLHQLAGAPPTSPPGPPREVRPGILDLIERLPLSAAFVTAADYEVLAWNDLAAALMEDFSAVPRRERNLLRRAFLGRLYGVSDPAEFERSSTRQLRAVVARYPDDRGVRALVDELHAGSERFRALWASHDVASTPTLSKTFHHPLVGPVTVNCDALEIADRDQRVVIYTAVPGSPSEEALRLLSVVGTQQVGTRQMGDVHV, encoded by the coding sequence GTGGACAGACGCGAACTGGCGGACTTCCTGCGCAGCCGACGCGAGCGGATCGCACCGGCGGAGGTGGGCCTCCCGGCGGGGCGGCGCCGGCGCACCCCGGGGCTGCGCCGCGAGGAGGTGGCGCGCCTGGCGTTCATCTCGCCGGAGTACTACTCCCGGCTCGAACAGGCCCGCGGCCCACAGCCCTCGCGTGAGGTGCTCGGCGGTCTGGCCAGGGCGCTGCGGTTGTCCGACGCCGAGCGCGCTCACCTGCACCAGCTCGCGGGTGCGCCGCCCACGTCGCCGCCGGGGCCGCCGCGCGAGGTACGGCCGGGCATCCTCGACCTGATCGAGCGGCTCCCGCTCTCCGCGGCGTTCGTGACCGCCGCGGACTACGAGGTGCTCGCCTGGAACGACCTCGCGGCCGCGCTGATGGAGGACTTCTCGGCCGTGCCGCGCCGGGAGCGCAACCTGCTCCGGCGGGCGTTCCTCGGCCGCCTCTACGGGGTGTCCGACCCTGCGGAGTTCGAGCGGTCGTCGACCCGGCAGCTACGGGCGGTGGTCGCCAGGTATCCGGACGACCGGGGCGTGCGCGCGCTGGTGGACGAACTGCACGCGGGCAGCGAGCGCTTCCGGGCGCTGTGGGCGTCCCACGACGTCGCCTCCACCCCGACGCTGAGCAAGACGTTCCACCACCCGCTGGTCGGGCCGGTGACCGTCAACTGCGACGCGCTGGAGATCGCCGACCGGGATCAGCGGGTGGTCATCTACACCGCGGTACCGGGCTCGCCGTCCGAGGAGGCCCTGCGCCTGCTCTCGGTCGTCGGCACCCAACAGGTCGGCACCCGACAGATGGGGGACGTGCATGTCTGA
- a CDS encoding threonine aldolase family protein, with protein sequence MFASDNYSGVHPSVLAAIAAANVGHQVSYGGDDHTERLQAVFRSHFGDHARAYPVFNGTGANVVALQAAADRWASVICADTAHVHVDECGAPEKVAGLKLLPVPTEHGKLTVAAIAREARGFDDQHRAQPQVVSLAQPTELGTVYTPDEIRTIVEFARTRNLRVHLDGARLANAAAHLDLPFRAFTTDVGVDLLSFGGTKNGLLLGEAVVVLTPGLDHALVRSRKASMQLASKMRFLSAQFVALLETDLWRSNAAHANAMATRLHERVRDVPGLRVSRPVQSNAVFATLPPAALAELHQRFHFYDWDESIHEARWMTSFDTTPEDVDRFSSVVRSILAACG encoded by the coding sequence ATGTTCGCCAGCGACAACTACTCCGGCGTGCACCCCTCGGTCCTGGCCGCGATCGCCGCGGCCAACGTCGGCCATCAGGTCAGCTACGGCGGGGACGACCACACCGAGCGGTTGCAGGCCGTCTTCCGGTCCCACTTCGGCGACCACGCCCGGGCCTATCCGGTCTTCAACGGGACCGGCGCCAACGTCGTCGCGCTGCAGGCCGCCGCGGACCGGTGGGCGTCGGTGATCTGCGCGGACACCGCGCACGTCCACGTCGACGAGTGCGGTGCGCCGGAGAAGGTGGCCGGCCTGAAGCTGCTCCCGGTGCCGACCGAGCACGGCAAGCTGACCGTGGCGGCCATCGCGCGGGAAGCACGCGGCTTCGACGACCAGCACCGCGCCCAGCCGCAGGTCGTGTCGCTGGCCCAGCCCACCGAGCTCGGTACCGTCTACACCCCCGACGAGATCCGGACGATCGTCGAGTTCGCCCGCACGAGGAACCTGCGCGTGCACCTGGACGGCGCCCGGCTCGCCAACGCGGCCGCCCACCTCGACCTGCCGTTCCGCGCGTTCACCACCGACGTGGGCGTGGACCTCCTCTCGTTCGGCGGCACGAAGAACGGCCTGCTGCTCGGCGAAGCGGTCGTGGTGCTCACCCCGGGGCTCGACCACGCCCTGGTCCGTTCGCGTAAGGCCTCGATGCAGCTGGCGTCCAAGATGCGCTTTCTCTCGGCGCAGTTCGTCGCGTTGCTCGAGACCGACCTCTGGCGTTCCAACGCCGCGCACGCGAACGCGATGGCGACGCGGCTGCACGAGCGGGTGCGCGACGTACCCGGCCTGCGGGTGAGCCGTCCGGTGCAGTCCAACGCCGTGTTCGCGACGCTCCCGCCGGCCGCCCTCGCGGAGCTGCACCAGCGCTTCCACTTCTACGACTGGGACGAGTCGATCCACGAGGCGCGGTGGATGACGTCGTTCGACACCACCCCGGAGGACGTCGACCGATTTTCGTCGGTGGTGCGGTCCATACTGGCCGCATGCGGGTGA
- the helR gene encoding RNA polymerase recycling motor ATPase HelR, which yields MNFLSTSAFDLPERLAAKADPALIADDEKHFAAIAESLEELIADLTERLGVALKAPGGIGQKAMDRDQEVHRLSARLRTVRRFGLDLCLGRVVRDDEPEPVYVGRLGLTDSDGRRLMVDWRSPAAEPFFGATHANPMGLVSRRRYRWARGRINDYWDEVFTPDGLEGHAALDDQSAFIASLGGNRSDRMRDVLGTIQSDQDAIIRAGSRGALVVDGGPGTGKTVVALHRTAYLLYSDPRLGSRHGGVLFVGPHQPYLAYVSDVLPSLGEDDVQICTLRDMVAEGAAAPDETDPAVAGLKASARMVNAIETAVRFYEEPPRTGTRVAVERSEVWLSAEDWAEAFDAVGHGTPHNEARGQIWDELVEILVAKSSEDSRAALERNTALRDALNRAWPVLHADDLVSDLWSVPAYLRKCAPWLSAPEVRLLQREDPKAWTVADLPLLDAARQRLGDAGLDRRRRRRDAEVAARQEQMDQVVDHLVEAADDEYGYGLMTMVRGSFQGVLIDETGLVVAEPDRLAGPFAHVVVDEAQELTDAEWQMLLLRCPSRSFTIVGDRAQARHGFTESWAERLTRIGLNRIDLASLTINYRTPEEVMIEAEPVIRAALPDANVPTSIRRSGVPVTHGSVDELESILAEWQAANDDGIACVIGHPGFTATSRVRSLTPELAKGLEFDLVVLVDPESFGTGIEGAVDRYVAMTRATQRLVMLTSS from the coding sequence GTGAATTTCTTGTCTACCAGCGCATTCGACCTGCCCGAGCGCCTCGCGGCCAAGGCCGACCCAGCTCTCATCGCCGACGACGAGAAACACTTCGCGGCCATCGCGGAGAGCCTCGAGGAACTGATCGCCGACCTGACCGAGCGGCTCGGCGTCGCGCTCAAGGCGCCCGGTGGCATCGGTCAGAAGGCCATGGACCGGGACCAGGAGGTCCATCGGCTCAGCGCGCGGCTGCGTACCGTGCGACGGTTCGGCCTGGACCTGTGCCTGGGTCGGGTCGTCCGCGACGACGAGCCCGAGCCGGTGTACGTCGGGCGCCTCGGCCTCACCGACAGCGACGGTCGACGGCTGATGGTCGACTGGCGCTCACCCGCCGCCGAACCGTTCTTCGGCGCGACGCACGCCAACCCGATGGGCCTGGTGAGCCGCCGCCGGTACCGGTGGGCACGCGGCCGGATCAACGACTACTGGGACGAGGTGTTCACGCCCGACGGGCTGGAGGGCCACGCGGCCCTCGACGACCAGTCCGCGTTCATCGCCAGCCTCGGCGGCAACCGATCCGACCGGATGCGCGACGTGCTCGGCACGATCCAATCCGACCAGGACGCGATCATCCGGGCCGGCTCCCGCGGCGCGCTCGTCGTCGACGGCGGTCCCGGCACGGGCAAGACCGTCGTCGCGCTGCACCGCACCGCGTACCTGCTCTACTCCGACCCGAGGCTCGGTTCCCGCCACGGTGGCGTGCTGTTCGTCGGTCCCCACCAGCCCTACCTGGCGTACGTCTCCGACGTGCTGCCGAGCCTCGGTGAGGACGACGTCCAGATCTGCACGCTGCGCGACATGGTCGCCGAGGGGGCGGCCGCTCCCGACGAGACCGATCCCGCCGTGGCCGGGCTCAAAGCGTCGGCCCGGATGGTGAACGCGATCGAGACCGCGGTGCGGTTCTACGAGGAACCGCCGCGCACGGGGACGCGGGTCGCGGTCGAGCGGTCCGAGGTCTGGCTGAGCGCCGAGGACTGGGCCGAGGCGTTCGACGCGGTCGGCCACGGCACCCCGCACAACGAGGCGCGCGGACAGATCTGGGACGAGCTGGTCGAGATCCTGGTCGCGAAGTCGTCCGAGGACAGCCGGGCGGCGCTGGAGCGCAACACCGCGCTCCGGGACGCGCTGAACCGGGCGTGGCCGGTGCTGCACGCCGACGACCTGGTCTCCGACCTCTGGTCGGTCCCCGCTTACCTGCGGAAGTGCGCTCCCTGGCTGAGCGCTCCCGAGGTCCGGCTGCTGCAGCGCGAGGACCCGAAAGCCTGGACGGTCGCCGACCTGCCGCTCCTGGACGCCGCCCGGCAGCGGCTCGGCGACGCGGGCCTCGACCGGCGCCGGCGGCGACGCGACGCCGAGGTGGCCGCGCGGCAGGAGCAGATGGACCAGGTCGTCGATCACCTGGTCGAGGCCGCCGACGACGAGTACGGCTACGGGCTGATGACGATGGTGCGCGGAAGCTTCCAGGGTGTGCTCATCGACGAGACCGGTCTGGTCGTCGCCGAGCCCGACCGGCTCGCCGGGCCGTTCGCGCACGTCGTCGTCGACGAGGCGCAGGAGCTCACCGACGCGGAGTGGCAGATGCTGCTGCTCCGCTGCCCCTCGCGCAGCTTCACGATCGTCGGGGACCGCGCCCAGGCCCGGCACGGGTTCACCGAGTCGTGGGCGGAGCGGCTGACCCGGATCGGCCTCAACCGGATCGACCTGGCCTCGCTGACCATCAACTACCGGACGCCGGAAGAGGTGATGATCGAGGCCGAGCCGGTCATCAGGGCCGCGCTGCCGGACGCCAACGTGCCGACGTCGATCCGGCGCAGCGGCGTCCCGGTGACACACGGTTCGGTCGACGAGCTGGAGTCGATCCTGGCCGAATGGCAGGCGGCGAACGACGACGGGATCGCGTGCGTCATCGGCCACCCCGGCTTCACGGCGACGAGCCGGGTGCGCTCGCTGACACCGGAGCTCGCCAAGGGACTCGAGTTCGACCTGGTCGTGCTCGTCGATCCGGAGTCGTTCGGCACCGGCATCGAAGGCGCGGTCGACCGCTACGTCGCGATGACCAGGGCCACCCAGCGGCTGGTCATGCTCACGAGCTCCTGA
- a CDS encoding VOC family protein codes for MRVNRVLINLPVADIETSKTFYTDFLGLSSEEFNLGWVARFTSPETGANVQLVTRDATAPEDSAFSVQVEDVEAAYADAQARGYEIVHPLTREPWGIYRFFVRTPDGAVVNIAQHA; via the coding sequence ATGCGGGTGAATCGAGTCCTGATCAACCTTCCGGTCGCCGACATCGAGACCTCGAAGACCTTCTACACCGACTTCCTCGGGCTGAGCAGCGAGGAGTTCAACCTGGGCTGGGTCGCCCGGTTCACGTCCCCGGAAACCGGCGCCAACGTGCAGCTGGTGACGCGGGACGCGACCGCGCCGGAGGATTCGGCGTTCTCCGTCCAGGTCGAGGACGTGGAGGCGGCCTACGCCGACGCGCAGGCCCGGGGCTACGAGATCGTGCACCCGCTGACCAGGGAGCCGTGGGGCATCTACCGGTTCTTCGTGCGGACGCCGGACGGCGCGGTGGTCAACATCGCCCAGCACGCGTGA